The nucleotide sequence ATGTCGAAACAACCTGATAATAAAGCACATCATCACAACCATCAGCCTGCTGAATACTAAAAGTCATACGGCGACGTGTCGTAGGATGAGCTGGGAGGAAGAACACAAGATCAAGCATTGCCTTCTGTCGAACGAATGAACCATTTGCAATCAATGTATCAGAGAGATTGTAGGTAGCAATAGACTCACGGTCATTGATGACCATAACGGCATCTGTGATAACTGTCAACTCTGAGAAGACAACATCCACATAACCGAAGACCTTATCCATCCACTGCCTTAAGGTAGCAGCTTCTTTATCATTCTGTCGCCACTCAGCCCCCTTCTTCTGATGTCTTAGTTCCTGTTCACGAAGTAGGAAGATGTCACGTTCAACTTCTTTTGAAGCCCATTCCAAGTCAGTTGTAGACGAATTCTTAGCATCATTCTTTATGTCTGTCAGATTCCTTATAAAGAATTCTGCCATGCAAACATATCAACCATTGCCGAAGAAAGAATATCTTGGGCACGGTCTTCATCTAATAGAAGAGCCGTCAAGATATGCAAGTCTATGACATTTGTTTCCTCATTGATAGTATAGCTGAAGCGAGGTCCATCAGAGTTAAGGTTGAAATGGTTGCACACATGGCGCACAATATTTATATCTTTCATCTCAGCCTCAGCAAAGAAGAGAAACGACAACTCTACCTGTGGATGCTTACTGAAGATACGAATACCAAAATGTCCACTCTGAAATCCAAAGCGAACGATTGCAGCATCTTTCTCTTCTCGCCACTCTCCTATACAGTTGAGTTCCTTCAATGCCTTTGAAACTATCCTTTTATTCTCACCCATATCAAGGCTTGAGAGCCTAAGTGGAGGATTGAATAACTTTCTTATCAAATTCATCATACCAGAATATTAGTACCAGTTTTCTTTGCCAATTCATTACGAAGATTCTGTATCTTCATAATTTCTCCCATTATCTGTTGCATCTCTCCTGAATCTTTTGTTTGAAGAAGTTGCACATTTAATTCCTTCAAACGAGACGATACGTAGTCCAAACGAAAGTCAGCGACAAGGTGTAGAACACGATCACGCAAAGTCTGTTCCGTTTCTTTCACCTGCAGGCTTTCTGCAAGTTGGAAACGATCTACACTCAATCTCACTGCTACGGACGCAATGTTGATATCCACATGCTGTGTGAAATACTCCTCTGCCTTAAAGCCTTCTTCACCACAATGCTCTACAGCTTCCTGCAGTATCTTCTTATATAACTCATTAGAAAAGCCGAGATTATCACTTCCAAGGTCGTAAGCAATGTATTGTGCTACGGTAAGATTATATACCTGTCCGCTATTCTCGTCTTTCACATCACGGAAGATAATCTTCTCGCCATCTTTGACAACAGCTTGAATAAGCATCTGTTCTACCTTAGATACAGTTTGAGTAGATGCCATTGCTTGTGCCTCCTCCCGTTGTTCCTCAATGACAGCAGCCCGATGTTGCTGTTGTTCACGTGTCTGCTGCTCCCGATTGGAATAGATATTACGATTCATCTGTTCCATCAGCGTACGTTCCGATATGCCTGTACGGTTGGCACACTCTCGGATATAGGTATCACGGAGTATCGGGTCTTTGATAACAGAAATACTTTGCACTATTGAAGCAACTGCCTCTGAACGCTTGATAGGGTCAGTGACACCGTTCAAGAGTACATTAATCTTAAAGACAATGAAGTCTGTCTGATTGTCTTCAATATACTTTCTGAAATCTTCTGCATTGTAACTACGCGCGAACTCATCTGGATCTTTACCATCAGGAAGCAACAGTACCTTCACATTCATACCTTCTGCCAACAGCATATCCGTTCCTCGAAGAGCCGCATGCTGACCAGCCGCATCACCATCATAGAGCAAAACGATATTGGAAGTGAAACGATGCAGCAGTCTAATCTGATGTACTGAAAGTGCCGTACCACTATTGGCCACGACATTCTCAATACCACACTGATGCATAGAGACAACGTCTGTGTATCCCTCCACCATATAAACAAGGTCGTGCTTGGCAATTGCTTTCTTTGCTTGGAAGATACCATAGAGTTCTCGTTCCTTATGATAGATAACACTATCGGAGGAGTTGACATACTTCTGACTTACGCCCTTCGTCCGCTCATCCAACAATCGGCCACCAAAGGCTGTCACCTTACCGCTCACGCCAATCCACGGAAACATCACACGCCCATTGAAGCGATCAATGAGTTCTCCGTTTTCACGTTCAAAGCAA is from Prevotella melaninogenica and encodes:
- the dnaG gene encoding DNA primase, translated to MIDRPTVDRIMNASNIVEVISDFVSLRKAGTSYKGLCPFHDDRTPSFSVSPVKGVYKCFSCGAAGNVVKFIMEHEQMTYPEALKWLANKYHIEVHERELTNEEKQQENERESMFLVNEWAAKYFSDILHNDVDGMAIGMQYFRSRGFRDDIIRKFHLGFCLSNRHAFADAALKAGFQREFLVKTGLCFERENGELIDRFNGRVMFPWIGVSGKVTAFGGRLLDERTKGVSQKYVNSSDSVIYHKERELYGIFQAKKAIAKHDLVYMVEGYTDVVSMHQCGIENVVANSGTALSVHQIRLLHRFTSNIVLLYDGDAAGQHAALRGTDMLLAEGMNVKVLLLPDGKDPDEFARSYNAEDFRKYIEDNQTDFIVFKINVLLNGVTDPIKRSEAVASIVQSISVIKDPILRDTYIRECANRTGISERTLMEQMNRNIYSNREQQTREQQQHRAAVIEEQREEAQAMASTQTVSKVEQMLIQAVVKDGEKIIFRDVKDENSGQVYNLTVAQYIAYDLGSDNLGFSNELYKKILQEAVEHCGEEGFKAEEYFTQHVDINIASVAVRLSVDRFQLAESLQVKETEQTLRDRVLHLVADFRLDYVSSRLKELNVQLLQTKDSGEMQQIMGEIMKIQNLRNELAKKTGTNILV